The following proteins are co-located in the Mesorhizobium sp. M1E.F.Ca.ET.045.02.1.1 genome:
- a CDS encoding EAL domain-containing protein: MSILATIKDHSGRIYRGIQALLVASIAATAIAAFGLTEDASRATALALSAISTGLALLVLMYMRSSVVQRLQSAADAEAEKHRFLSVDAMTGAMTRRYFLEALSDSLGTLRNRRQASLLLIDLDHFKQLNDTFGHQFGDLALAYVVKEAERIFDDSLIGRLGGDEFGVIVPHGDTAALNKDVRRLLDAMRAGKRHEGKVVPLSISLGVALAPLHASNPTELMLLADLALYESKAAGRGRVTVFDEEMLSDKRYRRLVERELRAAVYLGELELHYQPIMGAEGSIDALEGLIRWRHPVRGLISPAEFIPIAERSTLIDMIGEWVFKRACADIGQFPGRRISINVSGEQLKRDEIVTMCDRILRETGRSASEFIIEITETVATAATPEILRRLEALRGLGFDIALDDFGTGHCGFNYLKTLPIDCVKIDRSYIRSLAHDQVAQIFVSALAQIARIQDITIVAEGVETSEEFTLARAAGCSRFQGYFFGKPAPRDKTSALCAADKQSLALSA, encoded by the coding sequence ATGAGCATCTTGGCGACAATCAAGGATCATAGCGGCAGGATTTACCGCGGCATTCAGGCACTGCTCGTGGCGAGCATCGCCGCTACGGCAATTGCCGCCTTCGGACTGACCGAAGATGCCTCGCGCGCCACGGCTCTCGCCTTGTCGGCGATATCGACCGGCCTGGCGCTGCTGGTGCTGATGTATATGCGCTCGAGCGTCGTCCAGCGCCTGCAGTCGGCGGCGGACGCCGAAGCCGAGAAGCACCGCTTCCTCAGCGTCGACGCAATGACCGGCGCCATGACCCGGCGCTATTTCCTCGAAGCGTTGAGCGACAGTCTGGGCACCTTGCGCAACCGCCGGCAAGCGAGCCTTCTGTTGATCGACCTCGACCATTTCAAGCAGCTCAATGACACCTTCGGCCACCAGTTCGGCGACCTCGCGCTCGCTTATGTGGTCAAGGAGGCTGAGCGCATCTTTGACGACAGCCTTATCGGACGGCTGGGCGGCGACGAGTTCGGCGTCATCGTCCCGCATGGCGACACGGCTGCCCTCAACAAGGATGTCCGCCGGCTGCTCGACGCGATGCGGGCCGGAAAGCGGCATGAAGGCAAGGTCGTTCCGCTGTCGATCTCGTTGGGGGTTGCGCTTGCGCCGCTGCACGCTTCCAACCCCACCGAATTGATGTTGCTTGCCGATCTCGCGCTCTACGAAAGCAAGGCGGCTGGCCGGGGTCGTGTCACGGTCTTCGACGAGGAGATGCTGTCGGACAAGCGTTATCGCCGGCTCGTGGAGCGCGAACTGCGCGCGGCCGTCTATCTTGGCGAGTTGGAGCTCCACTATCAGCCGATCATGGGCGCCGAGGGCTCCATCGACGCTCTAGAAGGTTTGATCCGCTGGCGTCATCCCGTCCGCGGCCTGATCTCGCCGGCCGAGTTCATCCCGATCGCCGAGCGCTCGACCTTGATCGACATGATCGGCGAATGGGTGTTCAAGCGCGCTTGCGCCGATATCGGCCAGTTTCCGGGGCGACGCATCTCGATCAACGTCTCCGGCGAGCAGTTGAAGCGCGATGAGATCGTCACGATGTGCGACCGCATACTGCGCGAGACCGGCCGGTCGGCATCCGAGTTCATCATCGAGATCACCGAGACGGTCGCAACCGCCGCGACGCCGGAGATCCTCAGGCGCCTGGAAGCCTTGCGCGGGCTTGGCTTCGACATCGCGCTCGACGACTTCGGCACCGGTCATTGCGGCTTCAACTACCTGAAGACCCTGCCCATCGACTGCGTCAAGATCGACCGTTCCTACATCCGCAGCCTCGCCCACGACCAGGTGGCGCAGATCTTCGTTTCCGCGCTCGCCCAGATCGCCCGCATCCAGGACATCACCATCGTCGCCGAAGGCGTGGAGACGTCGGAGGAGTTCACCCTGGCTCGTGCGGCCGGCTGCAGCCGCTTTCAGGGCTATTTCTTCGGCAAGCCGGCGCCGCGCGACAAGACGAGCGCGCTCTGCGCTGCCGATAAACAGTCGCTGGCCCTGAGCGCCTGA
- a CDS encoding elongation factor G has product MGTRAGGRRTGPKCIAIVGPFASGKTTLLEAILARTGAIPRQNPVSSGNTVSDHSPEARAHAMSVEATFATTEFMGEQFTFVDCPGSIEFAFEAEPVLAACDVAVVVAEADEKKIPALQLIMRKLDDLGVPRILFLNKVDKAIAGVRETLKMLQPASSVPLLLRQIPLRKDGVVIGSIDLALERAYVYREYAESQVAEIPNDDKARELEARFSMLETLADHDDQLMEQLLEEIEPPKDAIFDDLAADLRAGTVTPVLIGTAEKGNGVLRLLKTIRHDAPDIEATRKRLGAPDGNQTVVQVMKTIHTAHGGKLSVSRVLSGQLADAAELFLSNGDTAKVSGIYKMLGKDQLKLPSAGAGDTVALGKLDNARTGQTLSSAKGGIKPLVTLESPQPVFAFALRPKERKDEVKMSAAIQRLAEEDPSLSLHHNQDSAETVLSGHGEMHLRVVRERLEGKNQIPIEGHSPAVPYRETIRKSAQQRGRHKKQSGGHGQFGDVVIEIKPLPRGSGFQFTDTITGGVVPKTYIQSVETGIRDYLKNGPLGFPVVDVAVNLSDGSYHAVDSSDMAFQMAAKLAMKEGMAACSPVLLEPIMKVEIVTPSDATSKIIALIPQRRGQILGYDARPGWPGWDVVEATMPQAEIGDLIIELRSATAGVASYKAGFDHMAELTGRLADEAMNANGKAA; this is encoded by the coding sequence ATGGGTACTCGCGCCGGAGGACGACGCACGGGACCGAAATGCATTGCCATAGTCGGTCCCTTCGCAAGCGGTAAGACGACACTTCTCGAAGCAATCCTCGCCCGCACGGGCGCCATCCCCCGCCAGAATCCCGTTTCATCGGGCAACACAGTTTCCGATCATTCGCCAGAAGCCCGCGCCCACGCGATGAGCGTGGAGGCCACCTTTGCCACCACGGAATTCATGGGCGAGCAGTTCACCTTCGTCGATTGCCCCGGCTCCATCGAATTCGCCTTTGAGGCCGAGCCGGTGCTTGCAGCCTGCGATGTCGCAGTCGTCGTTGCCGAAGCGGACGAAAAGAAGATACCCGCGCTGCAGCTCATCATGCGCAAGCTCGATGACCTCGGCGTGCCGCGCATCCTGTTCCTCAACAAGGTGGACAAGGCGATCGCCGGCGTGCGCGAGACACTGAAGATGCTGCAGCCGGCGAGTTCGGTGCCGCTGCTGCTTCGCCAGATTCCGTTGCGCAAGGACGGCGTCGTCATCGGCTCGATCGATCTGGCGCTCGAGCGGGCCTATGTCTACCGCGAATATGCCGAGAGCCAGGTCGCCGAGATTCCGAACGACGACAAGGCGCGCGAACTCGAGGCCCGCTTCTCGATGCTGGAGACGCTGGCCGATCATGACGACCAGTTGATGGAGCAGTTGCTGGAGGAGATCGAGCCGCCGAAGGACGCAATCTTCGATGACCTTGCCGCCGACCTCCGTGCCGGCACGGTAACGCCGGTGCTGATCGGCACGGCGGAGAAAGGCAATGGCGTACTGCGCCTGCTGAAGACGATCCGCCACGACGCGCCGGACATCGAGGCGACCCGCAAGCGCCTGGGCGCGCCGGACGGCAACCAGACGGTCGTGCAGGTGATGAAAACCATTCACACCGCGCATGGCGGCAAGCTGTCCGTCTCGCGCGTGCTTTCCGGGCAGTTGGCCGACGCGGCCGAGCTTTTCCTCTCCAACGGCGACACGGCGAAGGTCTCCGGCATCTACAAGATGCTGGGCAAGGACCAGTTGAAGCTGCCATCGGCCGGGGCCGGCGACACCGTCGCGCTTGGCAAGCTCGACAACGCCAGGACCGGCCAGACGCTGAGCTCGGCCAAGGGCGGCATCAAACCTCTGGTCACGCTGGAATCGCCACAGCCGGTGTTCGCCTTCGCGCTGCGCCCCAAGGAGCGCAAGGACGAGGTCAAGATGTCGGCGGCCATCCAGAGGCTTGCCGAGGAAGACCCTTCGCTCAGCCTGCATCACAATCAGGACTCCGCCGAGACCGTGCTGTCGGGTCATGGCGAGATGCACCTGCGCGTGGTGCGCGAGCGCCTGGAGGGCAAGAACCAGATCCCGATCGAAGGCCATTCGCCGGCGGTGCCTTATCGCGAAACGATCCGCAAATCGGCACAGCAGCGCGGCCGCCACAAGAAGCAGTCAGGCGGCCACGGTCAGTTCGGCGACGTGGTGATCGAGATCAAGCCGCTGCCGCGCGGCTCGGGCTTCCAGTTCACCGACACCATTACCGGCGGCGTCGTGCCCAAGACCTACATCCAGTCGGTGGAGACGGGCATTCGCGACTATCTGAAGAACGGTCCGCTCGGCTTCCCGGTGGTCGATGTCGCCGTCAACCTGTCGGATGGTTCCTACCACGCGGTCGACTCCTCCGACATGGCCTTCCAGATGGCGGCGAAGCTGGCGATGAAGGAAGGCATGGCGGCCTGCTCGCCGGTTCTGCTGGAGCCGATCATGAAGGTCGAGATCGTCACGCCGTCCGATGCGACCTCGAAGATCATCGCGCTGATCCCGCAGCGGCGCGGCCAAATCCTTGGCTATGACGCGCGGCCCGGCTGGCCGGGCTGGGACGTGGTCGAGGCGACCATGCCGCAGGCCGAGATCGGCGACCTGATCATCGAGCTGCGCTCGGCGACGGCGGGCGTCGCCAGCTACAAGGCCGGCTTCGACCATATGGCCGAGCTGACCGGCCGCCTGGCCGACGAGGCGATGAACGCCAACGGCAAGGCCGCCTGA
- a CDS encoding pyridoxal phosphate-dependent aminotransferase: MAFLADALSRVKPSATIAVTQKARELKNAGRDVIGLGAGEPDFDTPDNIKNAAIDAIRRGETKYPPVSGIVPLREAIARKFKRENNLDYRPEQTIVGTGGKQILFNAFMATLNPGDEVIIPRPYWVSYPEMVAICGGTSVFADTSIDNGFKLTAEVLEKAITPKTKWLLMNSPSNPSGAAYTEAELRALADVLLKHPHVWTLTDDMYEHLTYGDFVFKTIAEVEPKLYERTLTMNGVSKAYAMTGWRIGYAAGPVPLIKAMDMIQGQQTSGACTIAQWASVEALNGPQDFIARNKAIFQGRRDLVVSMLNQARGITCPSPEGAFYVYPSCAELIGRKTRAGKVIDSDEVFCSELLDAEGVAVVFGSAFGLGPNFRISYATSETLLEEACTRIQRFTASLT, translated from the coding sequence ATGGCCTTTCTTGCCGACGCCCTTTCCCGCGTGAAGCCTTCCGCGACCATCGCGGTGACGCAGAAAGCGCGCGAGCTGAAAAATGCCGGCCGTGACGTCATCGGCCTCGGCGCCGGCGAGCCGGACTTCGACACGCCCGACAACATCAAGAACGCGGCGATCGACGCGATCCGCCGCGGCGAGACCAAGTATCCGCCGGTTTCCGGCATCGTGCCGCTGCGCGAGGCGATCGCCAGGAAGTTCAAGCGCGAGAACAATCTCGACTACCGGCCGGAGCAGACCATCGTCGGCACCGGCGGCAAGCAGATCCTGTTCAACGCCTTCATGGCGACGCTGAACCCCGGCGACGAGGTCATCATTCCCCGCCCCTATTGGGTGAGCTACCCGGAAATGGTGGCGATCTGCGGCGGCACGTCGGTTTTCGCCGACACTTCGATCGACAACGGCTTCAAGCTGACCGCTGAAGTGTTGGAAAAGGCGATCACGCCGAAGACCAAATGGCTGCTGATGAACTCGCCGTCCAACCCGTCGGGCGCCGCCTACACCGAAGCCGAGCTTCGGGCGCTGGCCGACGTTTTGCTCAAGCACCCGCATGTCTGGACGTTGACCGACGACATGTACGAGCATCTGACCTATGGCGACTTCGTCTTCAAGACCATCGCCGAGGTCGAGCCGAAGCTCTACGAGCGGACGCTCACCATGAACGGCGTGTCGAAAGCCTATGCCATGACCGGGTGGCGCATCGGCTACGCCGCCGGCCCGGTGCCGCTGATCAAGGCGATGGACATGATCCAGGGCCAGCAGACCTCGGGCGCCTGCACCATCGCGCAATGGGCTTCCGTCGAGGCGCTCAACGGCCCGCAGGACTTCATCGCCAGGAACAAGGCGATCTTCCAAGGCCGGCGCGATCTCGTCGTCTCGATGCTCAACCAGGCGCGCGGCATCACCTGTCCGTCGCCGGAAGGCGCCTTCTATGTCTATCCGTCCTGCGCTGAGCTGATCGGCAGGAAGACCAGGGCCGGCAAGGTCATCGACAGCGACGAGGTTTTCTGCTCGGAGCTGCTCGACGCCGAGGGTGTCGCGGTGGTGTTCGGCTCGGCCTTCGGCCTTGGTCCGAACTTCCGCATCTCCTATGCGACGTCGGAGACGCTGCTGGAGGAAGCCTGCACCCGCATCCAGCGTTTTACTGCATCGCTGACCTGA
- a CDS encoding cupin domain-containing protein, translated as MKIIACGSVPTIIAPEKYFTGKVLQTPIIEKEAPARLRATLVSFEPGARTHWHTHPLGQTLYVTSGAGLAQTWGGPIEAIRAGDVISFAPGEKHWHGAGPKTTMTHVAMQEAMDGVHADWLEAVSDEQYGG; from the coding sequence ATGAAGATCATTGCGTGCGGCAGCGTGCCGACGATCATTGCGCCGGAAAAGTATTTCACCGGCAAGGTGCTGCAGACACCGATCATCGAGAAGGAGGCGCCGGCGCGGCTCAGGGCGACGCTGGTCAGCTTTGAACCCGGCGCGCGCACCCATTGGCATACGCATCCGCTTGGCCAGACGCTCTATGTGACTTCGGGCGCCGGGCTTGCGCAAACGTGGGGCGGGCCGATCGAGGCGATCAGGGCGGGCGACGTCATCTCGTTCGCGCCGGGCGAAAAGCACTGGCACGGCGCCGGGCCGAAAACCACGATGACGCATGTCGCCATGCAGGAGGCGATGGACGGCGTCCACGCCGATTGGCTCGAGGCCGTCTCCGACGAGCAATATGGCGGCTGA